The Fundidesulfovibrio terrae genomic sequence GGCCAGAAGAAGCGCCGCACCGTCCTCGCGGCGGCCGGGCAGGAGGATCAGCAACGCGTCCCCGGGGCCGGTGAAGGATGCCATGCCCACCCGGAAGAAATCGAGCGTGGCGGCCAGGTCTTCGCTGGTGAAAAACAGGCGCTTGGGCCTGCCCGTGGTGCCTGAGGTGGAGAGCGTGACCACGCGGTCAACCTCGCCCTGGGACACGCAGAGCATGTGTTCGCCGTGCTCGCGCAGGTGTTCGGCCGTGGTGAAGGGCAGGACGGGGAACCGGGCCGGGTTGGTGGCGGGCCTGGCCGCGAGTCCGCGCAGGCGTTCGGCGTAGAAGGGGCTTCTGAGCCTTGCCCATTCGGCCATGGCGCGCAGGCGCTCGGCCTGCCAGCGGCGAAGCTTGGCCGGGTCCGGGCCGTGGATGCCGGTGGAAAGCGCTATCCAGGCGTCGAGGGGGCTTCGCATGAGCATCAGGACGGGCCTCCGTGCGCGCCCCGGTGCAGCGGGCGGCCGCTGGCCGAGGTGAGGTTGTACAGGCAGAAGGGAATCAGCGAACCGTCCGGGGCGGCCACGTGGATGCAGCAGCCGCGCGCCCGCTCCAGGTCGATGGTCCAGGCGTCCTGGAAGGCCATGCAGGAGATGGTGAAGCGGTTGCGGGTGCCGGACTCGGCCAGGAACCGGTCGAAATCGTCGGCCATGGGACCCGGCGGGGGGGGCGCGTCAGGCGCGGACCACTGCCGGGCGGTGAATGCGCGGGACTTGACCGCCCCTTCCAGGGCGGTGGGGATGTCTTGCGGGGCCGGGGCGCAGCAGTTGGAGGCGGCGGCCATGGGCGACAGGCCGCCCTCCCGGCGCAGGAACGTGCCCGAAAAGGAGCACAGCTCGTGCTCGCAGCAGGGGGGATGGAAATCGCATGTCCTTAAAAGGCCCTGCGTCTGGGATTCCAGGGCCGAGAGCACCTCGGGCAGGGTGGGGCCGTGCAGGCCGCGTTCGCCATTGCCGCCCGGATGGCGGCCGAAGGCGGCCATGGGCTGGAAGTGCACCCCGCGCACGATGGGGCCAAGGGTCAGCGCCAGGCGGATGATGTCGCCGCACTCGGCGTCGTTGACCCCGCGCGCAAGCGTCGGCACCAGCACCACGCCGAGCCCGGCCTCGGCGCAGGCCTCCACGGCTTTGAGCTTCGCGGCCAGGAGAGGGCGGCCGCGCAGGATCATGCAGGCCTGGTCCGAGCCGTCGAACTGCAGAAACACCGAGGAAAGCCCGGCCTCGGCCTGCCGCCTGGCGAAGCCCTTCTCGCGCCCCAGGCGCAGGCCGTTGGTGTTGAGCTGCACGAGGGGGAATCCGGCCCGCGCGGCCTCCGAGACGATCTGCTCCAGGTCGTCCCGCACGGTGGGCTCTCCCCCGGAAATCTGGAGGTTGCAGGCTCCGGCCCTGGCCTGGATGTCCCGGAACATGCGGGTGAGGTCGTCAAGGCTTGGGTCCCGCGGTCCGCCGTTCAGGCCGGACGACGCGAAACAGACCGGGCAGCCCAGGTCGCAACGCGCGGTGATCTCCACCAGGGCAGTGCAAGTGTGCTGGGCGTGGTCCGGGCACAGGCCGCAGTCGAA encodes the following:
- the trsS gene encoding radical SAM (seleno)protein TrsS, coding for MSGDHLGDTSSLCPVCLKRLPARRVGSGGVVRLTRTCPEHGEASVPIWRGEPPMASWRRAKTPSPPNPEGASRDGCPFDCGLCPDHAQHTCTALVEITARCDLGCPVCFASSGLNGGPRDPSLDDLTRMFRDIQARAGACNLQISGGEPTVRDDLEQIVSEAARAGFPLVQLNTNGLRLGREKGFARRQAEAGLSSVFLQFDGSDQACMILRGRPLLAAKLKAVEACAEAGLGVVLVPTLARGVNDAECGDIIRLALTLGPIVRGVHFQPMAAFGRHPGGNGERGLHGPTLPEVLSALESQTQGLLRTCDFHPPCCEHELCSFSGTFLRREGGLSPMAAASNCCAPAPQDIPTALEGAVKSRAFTARQWSAPDAPPPPGPMADDFDRFLAESGTRNRFTISCMAFQDAWTIDLERARGCCIHVAAPDGSLIPFCLYNLTSASGRPLHRGAHGGPS